The Streptomyces uncialis genomic interval CCGACGAGTCGAGGTCCGGGTCCCGGCCCGGCTGCCGGGGCAGTACGACGGGGTAGTCACCGGCGCCCCGCCAGCCGCAGGAGCAGCGGCCCCGAACCCGTGCGGCGCGCGGTCTGCCGTACCGGCCGTCGTAGACCCACCACTCGGTGGTCTCCTGGACATGGGAACCGCTGCCCATGTCGATGTACACGGGCCCCGGCTCGGTGCCGTCCGCCAGCACCACGCCCACTCTGCCCTCGTGGGACGACCCGAACTCCTCGGTCTGCCACCCCATCAGCGTTCCCCCTGTCTCGGTCCGGGTTCTCCCGGGTTCGACCGGACTCGGCCGGCCCCGCCCCCGGGCGCCGCACCGCGCGGCGGTTCCCGGACACGGGTCCTTGTCCCGAGCATGCCCGAGGGCGGGGGGCGGGCGGCGGGAAAACGTCCGTACCGGTCCGAATCCCGGCGCGTGGCTGGGAAACGTGCCTGGCGCACGGGGTTCGGCGCGGGCGCGCGCGACGGTGAACGCGCCCTCTCACGCCGTCTGTTCGGCGGGGACCGGGGCCGGGGGGACGGATTCGCCGGTGCGGGACGCGGCGGTGCGCCAGCAGTCGGTGACCGCGCGCCGGACCAGCGTCAGGGCCTCGTCGCGGTCGGCGGGGAGCTGGAACGGCGCGCCGACGTGGACGTGCAGGGCGGGGCGGCGCAGCGGGGCGGTGAGCAGACCGGCGAGTTGCTTGGCCCCGCCACCGGAGACCAGACGGCGTGATCCGGCCTGACCGAGAGGGACGACGGGGGCGCCGGTGGCGGTGGCGAGGCGCCACACCCCGCTGCGGAAGGGGCCGGGGGCCGTCTCCCGCGGGTCGCGGCGGACCGGAAGGCCGCCTTCCGGGTAGAGGAGGACGATCCCTCCGGCGGCGAGGGCCGCGGCGGCCCCGTCGAGGGCCTCGGCGGCGCGGGGGCCGCCTCGGTGGACGGGGACGAAGCCCTCGCGGGTGAGCGCGGCGCCCAGCAGCGGTATGCGCCAGAGTCCGGCCGTGGCGAGGACGGTGGGCCGGACCCCGAGGCGGTGGAGCGCGGCGAGGACGACCGCCGGGTCGCTGAGGGAGGTGTGGTTGGCGACGATGACGCTGCCCGGCCGGGGTGCGGTGCCGGTGTCGGTCGTGACCGTCAGGCTCCCCAGCGCGGGGACCACTGCACCGGCGATTCGGCTGAGCATGAGCGGGGCCTCCCTGATCGTGTGTGCCCTCATCGTCCCGGGGGAGGCCGCCGGGTCGCCTGAGTACCGCTACTCACTTCGGTACGGGTGCGACCGGGGAGGTACGGACGGGGTCGGCGAGGTAGGGACGGGGCCCAGGTCAGCTCGTCGCCGCCGCCTCATGGCGCCGGGCGACACGGCGTTCGGCCGCCTCGACGTCCAGGCGGCCCGCCGGGTCGCCGCCCCGGGCCTGTACCGCGGAGCGGACGAGCGCCAGATAGAACAGGGCCGGGGCGCACGGCGTCCAGGACTCCTCGGGGTGGTCGAGGAGGAACGAGAGGACCGAGTCCGGGTCGTCGGGGACGAACGCGAAGTCGTCGTGCTCCCACTTGTCCTCGACACCGCGGGACCACCGGGCGCGCAGCGCCCCCTCGTCCAGGTCGCCGAGGACGGCGCCGAAGAACGCCGCCCACTGGTTGTTGCGCAGGTCCAGGCCGAAGCCGAGCAGTTCGAGGTCGACCCGGTCGGATTCCTGGACGGCCAGTTCCTCGCGCAGCGCGCGGCGGGCGACGGCGTGCAGGCTGATGTGTCCGTCCGGGGCGATGTCGTGGTTGGCGGCCATGCCCTCGTTGGCGGAGGAGTTCCAGCGGGACCGGTTGGGGCCCACGACCCGTGCGCTGCGGTGTGAGAAGAGCATCTTGCGGTCGGGGCCGGTACGCACCGCCACGTTCACCCCGAAGCTGCAGAACATGTAGGGCGGCGCGTCCACGGGGTCCTGGCTCTCCAGGTACTGCTCGCGCAGGGTGAGTCCGTTGCGCTGGACGCGGTCGAGGTTGATGGAGGTGGTGAGGAAGTCGTAGTAGTCGGCGTCGCGCAGGGTGAGGGTGGCGACCGGCGCCTCCTCGGAGTCGGTGCGGGTGATGACCAGCCGGTCGACGGCGAAACGGGGGTTGTTCCAGCGGTGCGGGCGGCCCGCCGCCTCCTCGCGCCGCTCGTGGTCCTCGATGGCCTGCCGCCATCCCGCGATCTCCTCGGGGAACCCGACCCGTTCGGGGATGTACTGGACGCGTACGTCCTCCTCGGCGATCGGCCTGGTGCCGTCCCCTTCGAAGACATGGCAGTCGGTCTGGCGTCCGAGCAGTGTGAACCGGTCCCGCTGAGCCATCGAAATCCCCTCGTCCGCCCGTCAGTTGGTGAGAGTATGACGCGACTTCGGATGACGGGTCGACGGGGGTGGGGCCGGTGTCGGGGGACACGGGAAGAGGAACGCACCGCGGCGCGGGGCTGGTCGCGACGGTCGCCGTCGCGGAGTACGCGGAGCCCGCGCGGCCGGGGGGCCGTACGGTGCTGTCCCATGTGGAGGGTGTCCGCGAGCGGTTCGCGGACCTCGCGCGGGACCGGCTGGGGTTCGGCCGGCGGATGCGGCTCGACGGCACGGGGACGACCCGGGAGGCGCTGTGGGCGGGGCTCGACGCGTTCCGCGCGGACGGGGCGCGGCGCAAGATCCTCTACTGGACGGGGCACGGGGTGGACCGGGGCGACTCGGGCTACTACCTGGCGTGCCGTGACACCTGGGCGTCCGGGGCGTTCGACGCGGAGCACGCGGTCCCGGTCACGGAGCTGGTGGACCGGCTCCTGGACGCGGCGGAGGAGGCCGACACCCTGCTGGTCGTCGACGCGTGTTCGGCGCACGGGCATCTGCCGCGGGCCCTGGAGGCGGCGCTGAGCAAGGAGCGGTCGCGGGTGCGCCGGGCCCACCGCGAGCGGACCCGGGGGTTCGTGGTGGTGGGGACGTCCGGGGTGGGGCGGGTCGTGCCCGAGGGGCGCTGGGTGGAGTGGCTGGAGCAGGTTCTCGGCGACCCGGGGCTGCGGATGCGCGACGAGGCCCGGCCGCTGGACCCGTCCGCGCTGTATCTGCCGGTGGAGTACCTGCTGGAGGGGCTCGACGCGACGGCCGCCGCGTCGGGGCTGGACGAGCCGGAGGAACGTCCGGGCAGTGTCGAGGTCCGTTCGCTGCCGAACAGTTTTCTGCGCAATCCGTACTACGCCGAGGCGGGCGAGGTACGCGGTACGGCGCTGCTGACGGCCGACGACCCGTACCCCTGGCTGAGGGCGGAGCACTTCGGGCTGGAGGACGGCGGGGAGCTGGAGCGGTCGTTCACCGGGCGGCACGGGCCGCTGAGCCGGGTGGTGCGCTGGCTGGAGACATGCCGTCAGGGGCTGCTCGCGGTGACGGGACCGGCGGGGTGCGGGAAGACGGCGTTGCTGGGACGGCTCGCGCTGATGTCGGTACCGAGGAAGTGCGACCGGCTCGATCCGCCGCCGCCCTGGCAGATCCGGCCCCGGCCGGGGAGCGTCCACGCCCTGATGTCGTGCCGGGGGCAGTCGCTGAGCACCCTGACCCGGGCCGTGTGGAAGGTCCTGGGCGCGTTCGACGGGATGCCCCGGGTGCCCGCCGGGGCCGTCACCTGCGAGCAGTTGCTGTCCGCCACGGCGGTACTGGTGGGCCGGGCCGGGGCGCTGAATCTCGTCTTCGACGCGCTGGACGAGGCCCTGCCCGAGCAGAGCCATGAGATCGCGCGCCATCTGCTGAACCCGCTGGCACGGACGGCGGGGGTCAAGGTCGTCGTGGGGACCCGTCCCCAGCCGCGTCAGCAGAGCGCGTACCGGGAGCCGGACGAGAGCCTGCTGGAGACCCTGGACCGCACCGCGCACCCACTGGTGCTGGACGAGGACGAGGGCACCGAGCGGGACATCGCCGACATGGTCGAGGCGGTGCTGGCGCGGCCCGGTTCGCCGTACGCGGCGCCGGGCGCTCAGGCCGAGCGGGCCGCCGCCGCGGTCCGGGTGGCGGAGGAGAGCGGACGGCTGTTCCTGATCGCGCGGCTGTTCGCCGCCGAGCTGGCGCGCCGCGCGGAGCGGGTCCCGGAGGACCGGCTGGCGGCGCACATCCGCGCGGGCGGGGCGGGGCTGCGGGACCGGCTGGCCCAGGAGGTCGCCCAGTTGGGCGCGCGGGGTGTGGTGCGGGTCGCGGAGTTCGTCCGGCCGCTGGCACTCGTGCAGGGCCGGGGGCTGTCGCTGTCCGGGAAGCCGGACCGGGAGCTGTGGCTGCGGGCGGCGAACGCGCTGCGGGACGACGGTACCCCCGAACTGGCTCCGGACGAGCTGCGGTCGGCGGTGACGGCGGCGACGGGTTCGCTGGTGAGCGTGCAGCCGGAGCCCGAGGGTGAGCCCTCGTACGCGCTGGCGCATCCCGGGTACGGCACCTATCTGCTGGAGAGCGCGGGCATCGGCGCCGACGACGGGCATCGGCGGATCGTGCGTGCCCTGCGGGCCGGGGAGCGGGGGCGGTGGGCCGACTGCCATCCCTACACACGTCGTCATCTGGGGGCGCACGCGGCGCAGGCGGGCCAGGGGCTGCTGGAGGGGCTGTTCGACGATCCGGAGTTCCTGGTGCACACCGACCCGGATGTGCTGCTGCCGCTGACCACGGGGCTGCTGCGGGTGTGCGAGGGCGCGGCGCTGTACGCGCGGGTCGCGGACGTGTTCCGGTTCCGGGACGGGGTCCGGGAGCGGCGGGCGCTGCTGCTGGCGACCGCGTTCGTCAGTCACCGTGACACCTTGTACCCCCGGTTGCTCGGGGTGCCCGGTTTCGCCGCGCTGCCGTGGCGGGAGGTGTGGAGCGACGCGCCGCCGGAGGGCATCGAGGTGCGCTGGCCCGCTCCGCTGGGCGGCGCCCGCGCGCTGAGCTGGACGGCGGCGGGCCGGGGCCGGTCCGTGTCGGTCGGAGGTCAGGGCGAGATCGTGGTGCAGGACGCGGACACGGGCAAGCGGCTGCTGACGCGCCGTACCGGTGACGGCCCGGGACCCGGCGGCCGGCGTAAGGCGCTGACGGAGGTCCGGGAACTGGGCGAGGGCGCGCACCGGGTGACCGCCGCGCGGGACAGCCGGGCGGTGTACTTCTGGGTGGGGGCGGAGCGGCTGCCCTCGCAGGTCTACCGGTGGGGCGGCGCCCCGCACGGGCTCGCTCTGGAACGCTGCGGCGGCGCCGATGTCGCGGTCGTCGCCGACGGCCGTCTCACCTGGTCGTGGTGCTGGCCGTACCGGGGCCGTCCGGCGGACGGGTCCCTGGCCGAGGTGAGCCCCGCTCCCGCGGGGCGGATCGCGCTGTGCCGGCTGGGCGGGCGCGGTTTCCTGCTGCTGGCGGACCGGAGGACGACGCTGCGGGAGCTGCTGCCCCGGGCGCGGGGCGACGGCCCGCTGCTCGGACGCGCCTGGCCGCTGGCCGACGGCGGCCGGCCGGTGTACGCGGCGGCGGCCCTGACGGACCCGGAGACCGAGGGCGCCGACGGTACCGAGAAAGGCGGCGCGGTCGGTGCGGAGGGCGGGCCGGGTGCGTGGCTGGCGGCTGCGGACGGGGTGAGCGTCACGGTGTGGCGGCTGAGCCTTGCGGGTTCCGGCGACGAGGACGGGGCGCCCCACCGGGAGGCCCTGCCCCCGCTGTCGTCGAACGCGCGGGGGCTGGCGCTCGGGCGGCTCGGCGGGCGGCCCGTGATCGCGCTGCACGAGGGCGGCAGCATCCGGGTGCGGGGACTGCGCGACGACACCCTGGAGTGCGTGTTCCCGTTGCGCAGTCAGCGTGACCCCGAGGCGCTGGCCTTCGATCCGGGAGGTTCGGGCCTGGTGGCGGTCGGCGACGGGCCCGATGTACGGCTGCTGGACGTGGCGTCGGCGGTACGGGCCGGGAGCCGGGGGCGCCGGCGTGACCATCATGAGCGGCCCGTCCCGGCGCTGGCCGCCGGCCCCCGCCCGGACTCGCCCCTGCTGCTGTGCCGGGCATGGGGACGTGAGGTGGTCGTGGGGACCGTCGGGGGCCGGACGCAGCCGGTGGAGCCGGTGACGTTGCGGCACGACGAGCCGGTGACCGCGGTCAGGGCGGTGTGGGACGGCACGCGTTGGGCGGTGGCGGTGGCCGCCGGACGGCAGGTGCGGTTGTGGCGCCTGTCCCCGGACCTGACGGAATGCCACGGGACGGCGCCGGCCGGGCTGGGCGGCGATCCCCGGTCCAGGGTGCCCTCGCTGGGGCTCACCGCGGACGGCGCGGGGCTGTCGTTGTTCGCCCCGGCGGGCGGGACGATCCTCTGCCGGCGGATGTCCACCGCGGCCGGGGCACCGGACGGGTGGGGTCCGGAGCGGACGGTCCGCGCGGGGCTGCTGGTGTGCGGGCTGACCGCGCGGACCCTGGGCGACGGAGGGACCTGGGTCGCGGCGGACATCGGTGAACGGCTGGTCCTGTGGCGGGCCACGGCGGACGGGCTCGTCCGGGCCGGGACGACAGGTCTGCTGCGGCCGACGGCACCCGTGGTCCTCGGGGAGCACACCGAAGACGGGGAGTCGGTGCCGCTGCTCGCGTGGGCGGAGGAGGGGACCGTGAAGGTCACCGAGTGGGCGGGAGGCCGCTGGCGCACCGAGTCCGTGTCCGTGGGCACGGCCCGGGTCTCGGCGCTGGCGTTCACGGGGTCCGGGCGCAGGCCGCTGCTGCTCGTCGCGGGCGGCGCGCGTCCGCTGGCCGTCTGGGACGTCCGGCGGGGCGACTGGGTGCCGGAAGCGGCCGTGCCCTACCGGGGTTTTGATGTGACGGCCGTCGAGTCGGTGCCCGACGGCGAGGAAGCCGTGATGGTGGCGCTCCAGTCGTCACAGCGGTGCGATGTGCTGCGGCTGCGGACCGGTGGTGCGCCGTCGGTGCCCACCCGTCGGCGCACCCCACGGCTGTGAGCCGGACGGTGTACGTTGCGGCACCCCGGAAGGCTTCCGGAGCCCGAACATCCCGGCAGGCTCCCGGAGCCCGAACCCGAACTCGGACCCGAACCCACAGGAGATCCCGTCTTGCGGCACGACCTCGTCGTCCTCGTCCCCGGCATCCTCGGCAGCCGTCTCACCCGTGACGGGACGGATGTCTGGCACCAGTCGCTCGGCACCGCGCTGCACATGGCACGGCGACTGGCGGCGCACCCGGGCAGACCCGGGTCGGCGTTCGACCGGCTGGCGCTGCCCCCGGGAATCGGTGACGGGAGACCCGAGGCACCGTGGGCGGTGCGGGCGGACGGGCTGCTGAAGGCGCCGTCCGCGCTTCCGGGTCTGCTGGCGTCGCTCGGGTATCCGGACATCAGGACGCTGGTCGACGGACTGCACGAGGAGCAGTGCCTGACGTTCACCTACGACTGGCGGCTGTCGAACCGGCTGACGGCCGCCGATCTGCGGACCGCGGTCGAGCGGTCGCTGTCCCGCTGGCGGGAGCGGGTGGCGGAGGTGTATCCGGACGCGCGGGACGAGCCGAGGGTGGTGCTGGTGTGCCATTCCATGGGCGGTCTG includes:
- a CDS encoding peptidase C14 caspase catalytic subunit p20 encodes the protein MSGDTGRGTHRGAGLVATVAVAEYAEPARPGGRTVLSHVEGVRERFADLARDRLGFGRRMRLDGTGTTREALWAGLDAFRADGARRKILYWTGHGVDRGDSGYYLACRDTWASGAFDAEHAVPVTELVDRLLDAAEEADTLLVVDACSAHGHLPRALEAALSKERSRVRRAHRERTRGFVVVGTSGVGRVVPEGRWVEWLEQVLGDPGLRMRDEARPLDPSALYLPVEYLLEGLDATAAASGLDEPEERPGSVEVRSLPNSFLRNPYYAEAGEVRGTALLTADDPYPWLRAEHFGLEDGGELERSFTGRHGPLSRVVRWLETCRQGLLAVTGPAGCGKTALLGRLALMSVPRKCDRLDPPPPWQIRPRPGSVHALMSCRGQSLSTLTRAVWKVLGAFDGMPRVPAGAVTCEQLLSATAVLVGRAGALNLVFDALDEALPEQSHEIARHLLNPLARTAGVKVVVGTRPQPRQQSAYREPDESLLETLDRTAHPLVLDEDEGTERDIADMVEAVLARPGSPYAAPGAQAERAAAAVRVAEESGRLFLIARLFAAELARRAERVPEDRLAAHIRAGGAGLRDRLAQEVAQLGARGVVRVAEFVRPLALVQGRGLSLSGKPDRELWLRAANALRDDGTPELAPDELRSAVTAATGSLVSVQPEPEGEPSYALAHPGYGTYLLESAGIGADDGHRRIVRALRAGERGRWADCHPYTRRHLGAHAAQAGQGLLEGLFDDPEFLVHTDPDVLLPLTTGLLRVCEGAALYARVADVFRFRDGVRERRALLLATAFVSHRDTLYPRLLGVPGFAALPWREVWSDAPPEGIEVRWPAPLGGARALSWTAAGRGRSVSVGGQGEIVVQDADTGKRLLTRRTGDGPGPGGRRKALTEVRELGEGAHRVTAARDSRAVYFWVGAERLPSQVYRWGGAPHGLALERCGGADVAVVADGRLTWSWCWPYRGRPADGSLAEVSPAPAGRIALCRLGGRGFLLLADRRTTLRELLPRARGDGPLLGRAWPLADGGRPVYAAAALTDPETEGADGTEKGGAVGAEGGPGAWLAAADGVSVTVWRLSLAGSGDEDGAPHREALPPLSSNARGLALGRLGGRPVIALHEGGSIRVRGLRDDTLECVFPLRSQRDPEALAFDPGGSGLVAVGDGPDVRLLDVASAVRAGSRGRRRDHHERPVPALAAGPRPDSPLLLCRAWGREVVVGTVGGRTQPVEPVTLRHDEPVTAVRAVWDGTRWAVAVAAGRQVRLWRLSPDLTECHGTAPAGLGGDPRSRVPSLGLTADGAGLSLFAPAGGTILCRRMSTAAGAPDGWGPERTVRAGLLVCGLTARTLGDGGTWVAADIGERLVLWRATADGLVRAGTTGLLRPTAPVVLGEHTEDGESVPLLAWAEEGTVKVTEWAGGRWRTESVSVGTARVSALAFTGSGRRPLLLVAGGARPLAVWDVRRGDWVPEAAVPYRGFDVTAVESVPDGEEAVMVALQSSQRCDVLRLRTGGAPSVPTRRRTPRL
- a CDS encoding lysophospholipid acyltransferase family protein, yielding MLSRIAGAVVPALGSLTVTTDTGTAPRPGSVIVANHTSLSDPAVVLAALHRLGVRPTVLATAGLWRIPLLGAALTREGFVPVHRGGPRAAEALDGAAAALAAGGIVLLYPEGGLPVRRDPRETAPGPFRSGVWRLATATGAPVVPLGQAGSRRLVSGGGAKQLAGLLTAPLRRPALHVHVGAPFQLPADRDEALTLVRRAVTDCWRTAASRTGESVPPAPVPAEQTA
- a CDS encoding translation initiation factor 2; this translates as MAQRDRFTLLGRQTDCHVFEGDGTRPIAEEDVRVQYIPERVGFPEEIAGWRQAIEDHERREEAAGRPHRWNNPRFAVDRLVITRTDSEEAPVATLTLRDADYYDFLTTSINLDRVQRNGLTLREQYLESQDPVDAPPYMFCSFGVNVAVRTGPDRKMLFSHRSARVVGPNRSRWNSSANEGMAANHDIAPDGHISLHAVARRALREELAVQESDRVDLELLGFGLDLRNNQWAAFFGAVLGDLDEGALRARWSRGVEDKWEHDDFAFVPDDPDSVLSFLLDHPEESWTPCAPALFYLALVRSAVQARGGDPAGRLDVEAAERRVARRHEAAATS